Proteins co-encoded in one Arachis stenosperma cultivar V10309 chromosome 7, arast.V10309.gnm1.PFL2, whole genome shotgun sequence genomic window:
- the LOC130939512 gene encoding uncharacterized protein LOC130939512, translated as MLEPTKDSWSRNGVSIVSDGWSYPQRRPLLNFMVVTESGPMFLKAVDCSDEIKDKDYVAKQIRDVIREVGLSNVVQIVTDNASVCKAAGLLIEVEFPSVYWTPFVVHTLNLALKDICAAKNTEKNDFVYQECSWITQIAEDASFIKNFIINHHMRLSIFNEFNTLKLLNVAPTRFTSTIVMLKRFRLLEQGLKEIVISEKWSSYKEDNIGKAEFVTEKILSENWWQKIDYILAFTNSIYDVLRSIDTDAPTLHLVHEMWDLMIKKVKSVIYLYERKNEQESWYIYNVMHSILVQRWTKSSTPLHCLAHSLNLRKTMMWDIAGDVFSPIDEENDVLEVAHLSLDEPELERVTFSNDEDINHI; from the exons ATGTTAGAACCTACTAAGGATTCATGGAGTAGAAACGGAGTGAGCATTGTAAGTGATGGATGGAGTTATCCCCAAAGGAGGCCTCTTCTTAATTTTATGGTTGTAACTGAAAGTGGGCCTATGTTTTTGAAAGCTGTAGATTGTTCAGATGAGATCAAAGACAAGGATTATGTTGCAAAGCAAATAAGAGATGTGATAAGAGAAGTCGGTCTCTCAAATGTAGTGCAGATTGTGACTGATAATGCGTCGGTTTGTAAAGCGGCTGGTTTATTAATTGAAGTTGAATTTCCATCTGTTTATTGGACTCCTTTTGTTGTTCATACTCTCAACCTTGCTTTAAAGGACATTTGTGCAGCTAAGAATACAGAGAAGAATGATTTTGTTTATCAAGAATGCTCATGGATTACTCAAATTGCTGAAGATGcttcttttataaaaaattttattattaatcatcATATGAGGTTATCTATTTTCAATGAATTTAATACATTGAAGTTGCTTAATGTTGCTCCTACTCGATTTACTTCTACTATTGTGATGCTCAAAAGATTTAGGTTGTTAGAGCAAGGCCTCAAAGAGATAGTTATAAGTGAGAAGTGGTCTTCATACAAGGAAGATAATATTGGCAAAGCTGAGTTTGTTACAGAAAAGATTTTGAGTGAAAATTGGTGGCAAAAAATTGATTATATTCTTGCTTTCACAAATTCTATTTATGATGTTTTAAGAAGTATAGACACGGATGCACCTACTCTTCATTTGGTCCATGAGATGTGGGATTTAATGATCAAGAAAGTAAAAAGTGTTATATATCTctatgaaagaaaaaatgaacaAGAGTCATGGTACATTTACAATGTTATGCACTCAATATTAGTTCAAAGATGGACAAAAAGTAGCACACCTCTTCATTGTTTAGCACATTCATTGAATCTAAG GAAAACTATGATGTGGGATATTGCTGGAGATGTTTTTTCACCAattgatgaagaaaatgatgttCTTGAAGTTGCTCACCTTTCTCTTGATGAACCGGAGTTGGAAAGAGTGACTTTTTCTAATGATGAAGATATCAACCACATATGA